From Scytonema millei VB511283:
AAACTCCACAAAATAGTCATGATTTGGCTTTGTATTTCTAAACCAAATCACTGATGTAGAAACTAGAACATCAGTAAATTGTAAGTTCTCAGGAGCAAATCGATGCACTCGCAGCAGAGTCACGCGCTCTAGTAGATATTGCTTGAGCTTTTCTCCATAGTTTACGTCCATAAATTCAGAAGGAATTATCCAGCAGGCTAGACCATTCCGTGCCATCCACCCATGTGCTGCTAGTATGAAATAACAGTAAAGACCTGCTAAACCACTCAATTCAATACCAGTAGTTTTTATTCCTAGCCTTTTAAGAGAAATCTTCTTATCACTTGATAAATGGTGGTGGCGTACATAGGGCGGATTGCAGATCAGTAAGTTAGATCTAAACTTTTCATTTTGGGGTGGAACACTTTCTGTAAAATCTGCAATATTAAGCGTAAGAGAAGTCTTATCCCATAATTTGAGTGCTACCTCAGCATAGCCTCGATCGATTTCATAGCCAACGGTACTTTTGATTTGTTCAGATGGAAATGATTGTAGCAATGCCGAATAAAATGAACCATTACCGATTGCCGGATCTAAAAAATGAATTTCTTCACTAGCTGGAAGTAAAGTCTTAGAGTATTTGAGTACCTCAATCGCAAGCGAGTTTGGTGTAGCAAATTGCCCTAACCGATTACGTTCTACAGAATTTTTAGAAGCATCTAGTTGAATTTGCTCGACAACCCTTTTAGCTTCTGTTAAATCAATACTGTTAGATTGCTCACAATCCAAATTCTGCAAAGTCATCTATACGGTGCTCCCAAACCCAATCTATACCTTCGGCAGCTTCATAACCTAAGTATCCAATGTCAAAGTAGCCACATAAGAATAAGATAAACTCAATTGTATTGCCATACGTTGCATTTAGCTGCTGAACTTTTCGGGCTTCTTCTTTCCTACGTTTGTTGACATTTGTAAAGTCACCCGCTGATTTTGCTTCTACCAATAGAGGGAGATCGCCTAGTTGAGCAGTTTTACGCATAATAACCGCATCAATCGGGATATTAACCGTCTTTCTACCCTCTTCTACCAAATTGACAGGGATGTTTAGCCGAAAACTGTATGTTCCTGGCAACATTTCATTAAACTTTACCCGTTGAGCAGTGGGCAATAAACGATACCCACGTTCATCAAGCCATACTGCGATCTCCCTTAACTGCCTTGCTTCTTGAGCATTGCGAACAATAGGATCTGCTGACGAACCACATAAACGATCTGCAACAATGGTTGCTGCACGGTAGATTTCCCTTTGCATAGGTGTTTGATTGGTATCTAGCCAAGGGAAAATATCTCGATCCGCAAGTCTTGTAATAATATCTGTAATTTTTCTTAGTTATTCATTAAGACGATTCCCTGTCAGCCGAACAGGTAATTTTTCCGCGACTTCCATACGATCCACAACGCCTTTAGCTACGCTTGCTAATCCAATCAGTCGATCTCTAGCAATTGGTGGACAGGTGCACATTCTGAGAGTCGGTAGTATACCTAGATTCTGCCGAAGAATCTCTGGCTGCAACGATTTGAGATTGTTGGTAGCCTTCAAGGTCGATGCTACAACTTCAGTAACTTTAATACGGGTATCACGAAACGCCTGTGGTGCGAAATCTAAAAACCAAGAATTATACATATCCACAGACTGTTCTATGTCTGCTTTCCAACGATCTGGTTTGTCACGATTTACAGCCATTCGAGGTTTGGGAAATTGTGCGTTTCTACTTTACTTCCTAATTACCCCACAAATGAAAATGTTGTTTACGTCATTACCGAAAACTGAATACCTAACTTGTGATTCAGTTGCAAATTGCAAACTGGAGCTGACACATCCACGTCATATTTGTTGGTCATACTAGACCCTAATACGATCGCAAAATTATCCGCCAGTACCTTACGCTTGTCGGAAGCTAAAAAAATGCTGAGAACGAAAATGATGCGGATGATAGTCACGGCTTGTTGTGTAGCAATCGTCATGGTTACTTGGACAAGCACGGCAATGGCACACCACGGATGGAGCGAATACGACAACAGCAAAACACTCAATCTATCAGGCAAAATTCAAGCCATTGGCTACGATAACCCGCACGTTATCTTACAACTGCAAACCAAAGAGCAGCTATGGGAAGCCGTCCTTGCGCCACCCTCGCGGCTGCAAAACCGAGGACTATTACCAAAGCAATTGCAAGTTGGAGAAACGGTTAACGTTGTAGGTTATCCTCACCGTAGCGAAAAGAACGAGATGCGGGCAGAGCAGATTATAGTCGGCGAAAAAACTATACCGCTGCGCTAAGCGGTATGTTTGAGCTTCAAAGCTGGTTGACTTGGCTGCAAGAGAGTGCTTTGTCTGCGGCAATGCGGCAGTGGGCGTGGCTCTATCCAGCGATCGAAACTTGGCACATTATCAGTTTTGCCATTCTAGTTGGATCGATCGCCATGTTTGACCTGCGGTTGCTCGGCTTCTCCCGCCATCTGCTAGTAACTGACATCGCAGGGCATCTTTTACCCTGGACTTATATTAGTTTTGCGTTTGCCCTCTTGACAGGTTTCCTCTTATTTGCTTCTGATGCTGAAGCGATCGCGGCTAATCCTGCCTTTCGTCTAAAGTTAGGAGCGATCGCCCTTGCTGGGATGAATGCAGCTGCGTTTCACCTTTATTATTCCAAGTCAATTCAACGGTGGAATCGACGTGTTCGAGCGCCAGTTGGAGTGAGAGCGATCGCGATCTTCTCCCTCTTGCTCTGGGCTGTGGCGATCGTTTGCGGTCGCCTGATTGCTTATATTTAATTTGTCGATGGTCGATGGTCAATGGTTAATGGTCATTTGTTGTTGGTTGACAGTTGACCGTTGACAGTAATTATTCTTCCTTGTCCCCTTGTCCCCTTGTCCCCCTTCTTTCCCTTTGCTCCCCTGCCCCTCTGCTCCCCTGCTTCCTCTGCTCTCTTATCCCAACTCTCGACTTCCGACTCCCGACTCCCGACTATTAGGCAACCAAACGGTAAAAATAGAACCCGTACCTAAAGTCGATTCGACTTCAATCCGACCTTGGTGGAGATCGACGAGTTGCTTAGTCAAGGCTAAACCCAATCCCGTCCCATCATAATGACGCTGGTAAGGAGAATCGAGTTGTTGGAATTTTTCAAAAATCAGAGGTAAATGTTCTTCAGCAATGCCAATTCCCGTATCTTCTACCTGAATTACGGCAAAGTCATTCTCGCTCCAAACTCTTAAAATCACCTCTCCGCCTTCGGGAGTGAATTTAATCGCGTTACTGAGTAGATTCCATAAGATTTGACTGACTCGTTGGGGATCGGCAAACAGCCGATAGTCAAGCGGGATTTTGAGATCGAGCATGACATTAACTGCTTGGCGCGTTGCTCGATCGCTCAGCGATCGCAAGCTAGCTTCTGCTAGTTGTGCTAGAGCAAATTCGTTTAAATTTAAAACTGCCTTGCCTGACTCGAACTGCGTCAATTCTAAAATGTCGTTGATGAGTGCTAGAAGATGTTCGCCACTATCGTGAATTGTTTGTAAGTACTGACGTTGACGCTGACTCAATTCTCCTAAAGGCCAGCGTAGTAAGGTAGATGACATCCCAATGACGCTAGTGAGGGGAGTGCGTAATTCGTGGCTCATCGTCGCGAGAAATTCACTTTTAGCGCGGCTAGCTGCTTGAGCTGCAAGTAGAGCATCATGTAATGCTTGAGTCCGCTCGATCACTCTTTGTTCTAGGGTTTGTTTTTCCAACTTCAGCGATCGCATTAACTCTTCTTGATAGATTGCGAGCGCCAGTTGTTCCGCTATTCGCCGCAGTAAATTTTTCTCATTTTCCTGCCAAGAGCGCGGTTCGTAGCATTGGTGGGCGATGAGTAAACCCCAAAGTTGTTGCTGAAATACAATTGGAGCGATTAGTTTGGCTCGTACCTGAATTTTCTGCAAAAAAGCTAGCAAGCAAGACGATAAAACATAAGCTTTGTTAACATCTGCGATCGCTAGCGTAAAACCTTGGCGATATTTCTCCCAACACCCAGAAGAAGGAATAAAGCAGTTCTCTTCTCGATAATTGAGTACGGAATCAATTGACTTGCTAGCACGGGCTTCGTAGATGACACAGCCTTGAGTGGAGAGTCGAGAGTCGGGAGTCGGGAGTTGGGAGTCGGGAGTTGGGAGTCGGGAGTTGGTGGTAACTGATAACTGGTCACTGATAACTGGTAACTGCTCCCTGCTCCCTGATTCTTGTTGCTCGAATTGATAGACTACTAGGCGATCGACTTGCAAAAACTCTCGGACTCGTTCTACGACATTGGAGATGATGATGGGTAATTCCAAGCTTTGACGAATTTGAGTCGTCACTTGGTTGAGCAAACGCTCGTGGGCAATTTGTTGGTGCAAAGCTTGTTCTACAGGTTGGCAGACCGAAACAAAAGGGTAAATCGTTTCTGGCTCGTCATTTTGGTACGAGCTTGGGGCTAGCACGGACAGCAACATTAACGTAAACTTCCCTTGTAGAGTGGCGTTGTTGGGTTGAATGACTTGGCTGTATCGAGCTAAAGTAGCGCGGGCAAGAGAATTGTCTTCTAAGCAGCCGTTTAGGTGTTGCAAAAATTGGGCGATCGCTTCTGGCTCAAATGTTAATTTGGCGTTGAGTAATTCCGAGTTTCGCTCGTGCAGTGTAACGTAAGCTTCTGTATCAAATTCTGAATTGACTGAGTTTAAAACTATTGACTCTTTTAGTGTAAGTTCTTCTCTCTGTCGCCTGGCTCCTGTCTCCTGTCTTCTTTCTGCTACTAGCAAAGCGCTAAATTGTTTTGACACGACTAATGTAAACTTATCTGTCGCTTCAGGTGGTGTCGGAATTGAAACCAGTGCTTCTTCCGTAACTATCAAAGCTTCATTTCCCAATTCTTGAGCCATCTGTTGAAGAAGTTGCCCTAATTGCTGAAAAATTGTCAGGGGCAAAAGTTGATGGAAGCTCAAGTCCTGAGAACTAGACATTTTCGCAGATTGAGATAGATAAGATTTGGATGATAGGCTAAGAAAGTTTTCCCATGCAGCTTAACCACTAGTCTAAGCCGAACAGAGAGTTATATGCATCGTATCAGTACCACTCCTGGAGATTGGAATCCTCAAGCTAATGGTGTCGCTTTATTTGCACAAACTCCAGCTCCTTTGGTGTTTCTTACTGCTACCGATACCGATATTCAAACTTTGGCAGCAGCAGTGACTCAGTTACCGATAGACTTTCCCACTTTTCGAGTTGCTAATTTGCTGCAATTACAGCAACAGATAGTTATAGATACTTATGCAGAAGACGTTTTAGAAAAAGCTCAAGTTATTATACTACGGCTTTTGGGGGGACGATCGTATTGGTCTTATGGTTTAGAAGTGGTGCGGGAAACAGCACGGCGGACTGGTGCAGCACTGATAGTTATCCCAGGAGATGACGCGATCGACCCCGATTTAATCGCACATTCGACTGTTCCGTTAGCAGTGGGAAATCGACTGTGGCGATA
This genomic window contains:
- a CDS encoding DUF6152 family protein encodes the protein MVTWTSTAMAHHGWSEYDNSKTLNLSGKIQAIGYDNPHVILQLQTKEQLWEAVLAPPSRLQNRGLLPKQLQVGETVNVVGYPHRSEKNEMRAEQIIVGEKTIPLR
- a CDS encoding GAF domain-containing sensor histidine kinase, whose amino-acid sequence is MSSSQDLSFHQLLPLTIFQQLGQLLQQMAQELGNEALIVTEEALVSIPTPPEATDKFTLVVSKQFSALLVAERRQETGARRQREELTLKESIVLNSVNSEFDTEAYVTLHERNSELLNAKLTFEPEAIAQFLQHLNGCLEDNSLARATLARYSQVIQPNNATLQGKFTLMLLSVLAPSSYQNDEPETIYPFVSVCQPVEQALHQQIAHERLLNQVTTQIRQSLELPIIISNVVERVREFLQVDRLVVYQFEQQESGSREQLPVISDQLSVTTNSRLPTPDSQLPTPDSRLSTQGCVIYEARASKSIDSVLNYREENCFIPSSGCWEKYRQGFTLAIADVNKAYVLSSCLLAFLQKIQVRAKLIAPIVFQQQLWGLLIAHQCYEPRSWQENEKNLLRRIAEQLALAIYQEELMRSLKLEKQTLEQRVIERTQALHDALLAAQAASRAKSEFLATMSHELRTPLTSVIGMSSTLLRWPLGELSQRQRQYLQTIHDSGEHLLALINDILELTQFESGKAVLNLNEFALAQLAEASLRSLSDRATRQAVNVMLDLKIPLDYRLFADPQRVSQILWNLLSNAIKFTPEGGEVILRVWSENDFAVIQVEDTGIGIAEEHLPLIFEKFQQLDSPYQRHYDGTGLGLALTKQLVDLHQGRIEVESTLGTGSIFTVWLPNSRESGVGSRELG